TAGCGTCATTTAAACCTCCCCAATTACTAAATTGTGGTCTCCCGTCATAAATTTTATTCATCATAATACCATTTATCATGGTAGTTCCATATTCACTATCAAGACCTCTTATTCTGTATCTAGCTTGCCCCCAATTAAAAGCGGCCGCTTGTTGAAAGGCATCACGAGAAGCTTGTAATAAACTAGAAGTGCTTTCTGATCCACTATTGTCATCTCCTAAATCATTATCTGTAATAGCTATTAATGCAACTTGCTGATCTACAGAAATATCTTCTTCTAAGACTATAACTCCTAAATCTAACATTTTTCCTGCTTCAACATCAACTGAAAGTAACTGATCTTTGTATCCTGCTGATTTAATTTGCACTAATTGACTACCTGACGGTACTTCTTTAAATGTAAATGCACCTGTTGCATCTGTTAAGGTTGTTAAATTTGTGTTTTGAATAGTCGCAACAACATTTGGTAGAGCTTTTTGGGTCTTAGTATCTACAACTTTCCCTTTAATTCCGGTTGTTGTTTGTGCAAAAACAAAAACCACCTGCATTACAAATAAAGTACTAATAACAAGTTTTTTCATAAATAAAATTTATATTAATTTTTCCTTACCCTAAGTCTTAATAAAAACTTAAAGCTGACAAATGTACATCTTTTAATAATATTATATACATTTGGCATCAAGTTTGTAGAAAACTTGACAATTAATTAATCTACATTTTATGAGAATTAAAAAGTTTATAGCTCTTTTCTTTGTTTTATTCGCAATTTTTGGCGCAAATGGCCAAGCAAAAAAGTATATAGTGCATACAGTTGCCTTCTACAATTTTGAAAACTTATTCGACACTATTAATGAAGCAAACATGGATGAAGAGTGGTTACCAAATGGCGTTCAAAACTGGACTTCAAAAAAATACCATCAAAAGTTACAAAATTTGGCTAGGGTCTTATCTGAAATAGGTACCACTGAGAATCCAAATAATTCTCCAACATTGATTGGTGGTGCCGAAATTGAAAACCGTGGAGTATTAGAGGACTTGGTAAAAGAACCATTGTTAATCAATAAAGATTATGGCATTGTTCATTTTGATTCTCCTGATAAAAGAGGAATTGATGTGGCTTTATTGTACCAAAAGAAACATTTCAAGCCTACTAGTTATAAAAACATTCCTTTGTTGATATACAAAAACCAATTAAAGAATAACGTCAAAGAAAAAAACGACAAAGACGATGCTGCCGATGACAAATCTGAGGTAGATAAAGACTTAGATAGAGTTTTTACTAGAGATGTATTATTGGTAACTGGTTTACTTGATGGAGATGAAATAAATATTATTGTAAACCACTGGCCTTCTCGTTCTGGTGGTGAAAAGAAAAGTTCTCCTTTCCGTGAGGCCGCTGGTAGATTAGATCGAAAAATAATGGATTCCATTTACAAAGTCAACCCAAATGCTAAAATCATCAACATGGGAGATTTAAATGACGGAACATACAACAAAAGTGTAAAAGAAGGTGTTGGCGCTATGCGTAAAAGAGAAGAGGTGAAACAATTTGGTGTTTACAATCCGTTTGAAGAAATGTTCTACAAAGGAAATGCGACTCTTTTTTATCGTGATGCTGGAGATATTTTTGACCAAATTATGGTTTCCGAAACTTTAATTCAAAAAGATTTTTCAAGTTTCCGTTATTGGAAAGCTGGAATTTACAACAAGCCATTTATGATAAGTACCGTCGGTCAATATAAAGGCTATCCGCTAAGGCATAGTATGACAGAAGTTGGATATAGTGATCACTTCCCTTCTTATATTTATCTGATAAAAGAAACGAAATAAATTTTTAAAGTCCCAATGATATTGGGACTTTTTTATTTTGTAATTTCGTCAAAATAATTTACCATGGCTATTGCAAAACCGTTCAACCTCAACAAATGGATTGAAGAAAACCGTCACTTACTAAAACCGCCAGTAGGGAACAAAAATTTATATATTGATTCTGAAGATTATATCGTTATGGTGGTTGCGGGTCCTAATGCCCGAAAAGATTATCATTACAACGAAACCGAAGAATTATTCTATCAGTTGGAAGGTGACATTACGGTATATGTTCAAGACCATGGTGAAAAGAAAGCTATGACACTTTCGGCAGGAGATATGTATCTGCATCCTGCTAAAACCCCACATTCTCCTAGCAGAACTGAAGGTTCAATTGGATTAGTCATAGAGCGTAAACGGGTTGGCTCTGATGCAAAAGATGGTTTGCTTTGGTTCTGTGATAGTTGCAATCACAAACTCTACGAAGTCTATTTCCCATTGACCGATATCGAAAAAGATTTTCTACAGCACTTTGAACATTTCTATACTTCTGAGCACTTAAGAACTTGTTCTAAATGTGGTACTATTATGGAAACTGACCCAAGATTTACGCCAGAATAACAATCAAAATTTATTTATAGAAGCTATTCCAGCTATCCACTATATCTTTTTATGATTTAGCAATCATAAAAAGGATGCCGTTCCTATCTGGGCTAAAATTCAAAATAATCATTTACTTTTGCAGTCAATACATTTTACAAACAAACAAACTATAATATAATGTCAACAATTGCGCAACAATTCGGCATGACCGAAGCACTTAAAGCACTAGGTGTAAAAGAAATAAACGAAGGAACTTCCACAGGAAACAATTGGTTTTCTAACGGAGAAGTATTTGAATCGCATTCGCCAGTAGATGGCCAATTAATCGGAAAAGTAAAAGCTTCTACTGCTGCCGATTATGAAAAAGTAATGCAAACTGCAACCGAAGCTTTCAAAACATTCCGACTAATGCCAGCGCCTCAACGAGGAGAAATTGTGCGTCAGTTTGGAGAAAAATTGCGTAAAAACAAAGAAGCTCTAGGGAAATTGGTTTCTTATGAAATGGGAAAATCATTGCAAGAAGGTTATGGAGAAGTTCAAGAAATGATAGATATCTGTGACTTTGCAGTAGGTTTGTCACGTCAACTTCACGGATTAACGATGCACTCAGAACGTCCTGGTCACAGAATGTATGAGCAATATCACCCCCTTGGAGTTGTCGGAATCATTTCTGCATTTAATTTTCCAGTGGCTGTTTGGGCTTGGAATACAGCTCTAGCTTGGATATGTGGAGATGTTTGCGTTTGGAAACCTTCTGAAAAAACACCTCTATGTGGAATCGCTTGTCAAAATATCATTGCCGAAGTATTGAAAGAAAACAATCTTCCAGAAGGAATTTCTTGTTTGATTAATGGGGATTATAAAGTGGGGGAATTAATGACTCACGACAAAAGAATTCCACTAGTTTCTGCAACAGGTTCAACTCGTATGGGTAAAATTGTTGCTCAAGCATGTGCAGCTCGTTTAGGAAAATCATTATTAGAATTAGGTGGAAACAATGCTATCATTGTTACTCCAGATGCTGACATCAAAATGACAGTTATCGGAGCGGTTTTTGGAGCAGTTGGAACAGCAGGACAACGTTGTACTTCTACTCGTAGATTAATCATTCACGAAAGTATATATGACAAGGTAAGAGATGCTATTGTGGGTGCTTACGGTCAATTAAGAATCGGAAATCCATTAGACCAAAACAATCATGTTGGACCACTTATTGACAAACATGCGGTTGAAATGTATAATAACGCCTTAACTAAAGTAGTTGCAGAAGGGGGTAAAATATTAGTAGAAGGTGGCGTTCTTTCAGGAGAAGGTTATGAAAGTGGTTGCTATGTAAAACCAGCGATTGCCGAAGCTAATAATTCCTTTGAAATTGTTCAACATGAAACTTTTGCTCCTGTCTTATATTTATTAAAATATTCAGGCGATGTAACTAATGCTATTGAAGTTCAAAATGGAGTAGCTCAAGGATTATCATCAGCTATTATGACTAACAATTTGCGTGAAGCAGAAGCCTTCCTTTCTGTTGCAGGTTCTGATTGTGGAATTGCGAATGTAAACATTGGAACTTCTGGTGCTGAAATTGGCGGTGCTTTTGGTGGTGAAAAAGAAACCGGTGGCGGACGCGAATCGGGTTCTGATGCATGGAAAGTGTACATGAGAAGACAAACGAATACTATCAACTACACTACAAGTTTGCCTTTAGCACAAGGAATTAAATTTGATTTGTAAAGAAGGATAAATTACTTTAAACAAAAAACTCCCAAGACATCTTGGGAGTTTTTGTTTACTAATACTGCTTACTTAATCATTGATATCTTTGAAAAATTTAGGCCCTATTTCCTGCTGATTAAATCCTGTCATCACTCTGCCATATAGTAGCTCACTATTTTTTGCACAAATAAAAAGTACGAACTTTAAATTTTTATAATTAATTACTTTCGTAAACACAACATCTTCATTTTGATCTTCGATAGCTTTTTGTATATCTTCAGGGGTTGTGAAAATAAATTTATAATTGTAAATTTTTTTTAAACCCTCTTCATGGTCAATTTCATCTTTCATACCATTACGGGTTACATAAAGTGTTTTGCTTTGTATCCTTTTCTTGTTTCTTTCATTTACTTCATCCAGATAATCTTTTATATCCAGATCCTTTTTTTTATTCAAATCAAAAACAAAATTAATTTGGCTTTGCATCATCTGTATTGAAAAAAGCATTTCCAATGGAGATATTTTATCTATTTGTACCAACGACATCAAGTCTTTTGGTGTGTTTTTTTTGAAATCTTTAAACATTGCCAGTTTCGTCACTCCATATGCCATATTTAAAGCTCCTGTGGTACCAGCAGTTCTCGAAAAACTGTACTCAACCTGATCCACAAAAAACGAACCATCTCCTTTTAAATTTTCAATTTGATTTGATTTGATCATTTCAAATTTATTGACTGTCCAATATTTAGTCAAAATGTCATTAACAATCTTATTGTATTTTTTATCACTAGACATTACAAAATAAGTAGTTCCTTCTTTAAAAGATTTATACTCTCTAATATCAGTATTTATTTCCTGGCTATAGCAATATGAAGATAATAGCAATAGAATTAGGCTTAGTTTTTTTATCATAATAGTATTTAATTGTACGTTAAGTCAATTTTCGTTTTTGGTGAAATCTAATTATTTCGTTTTCTTAACAAATTGGGTTAAAATAACAATATGCTGTCCTTCTACTCTTCCTTCTATTTGATCCGCATTATCCCAAACTAATTTGATGTTATGCACTGCTGCTCCACGTTTTGCTGTGAAATTCGCTCCTTTAACATCTA
The window above is part of the Flavobacterium sp. N1994 genome. Proteins encoded here:
- a CDS encoding endonuclease/exonuclease/phosphatase family protein, whose amino-acid sequence is MRIKKFIALFFVLFAIFGANGQAKKYIVHTVAFYNFENLFDTINEANMDEEWLPNGVQNWTSKKYHQKLQNLARVLSEIGTTENPNNSPTLIGGAEIENRGVLEDLVKEPLLINKDYGIVHFDSPDKRGIDVALLYQKKHFKPTSYKNIPLLIYKNQLKNNVKEKNDKDDAADDKSEVDKDLDRVFTRDVLLVTGLLDGDEINIIVNHWPSRSGGEKKSSPFREAAGRLDRKIMDSIYKVNPNAKIINMGDLNDGTYNKSVKEGVGAMRKREEVKQFGVYNPFEEMFYKGNATLFYRDAGDIFDQIMVSETLIQKDFSSFRYWKAGIYNKPFMISTVGQYKGYPLRHSMTEVGYSDHFPSYIYLIKETK
- a CDS encoding 3-hydroxyanthranilate 3,4-dioxygenase; translation: MAIAKPFNLNKWIEENRHLLKPPVGNKNLYIDSEDYIVMVVAGPNARKDYHYNETEELFYQLEGDITVYVQDHGEKKAMTLSAGDMYLHPAKTPHSPSRTEGSIGLVIERKRVGSDAKDGLLWFCDSCNHKLYEVYFPLTDIEKDFLQHFEHFYTSEHLRTCSKCGTIMETDPRFTPE
- a CDS encoding aldehyde dehydrogenase family protein, whose amino-acid sequence is MSTIAQQFGMTEALKALGVKEINEGTSTGNNWFSNGEVFESHSPVDGQLIGKVKASTAADYEKVMQTATEAFKTFRLMPAPQRGEIVRQFGEKLRKNKEALGKLVSYEMGKSLQEGYGEVQEMIDICDFAVGLSRQLHGLTMHSERPGHRMYEQYHPLGVVGIISAFNFPVAVWAWNTALAWICGDVCVWKPSEKTPLCGIACQNIIAEVLKENNLPEGISCLINGDYKVGELMTHDKRIPLVSATGSTRMGKIVAQACAARLGKSLLELGGNNAIIVTPDADIKMTVIGAVFGAVGTAGQRCTSTRRLIIHESIYDKVRDAIVGAYGQLRIGNPLDQNNHVGPLIDKHAVEMYNNALTKVVAEGGKILVEGGVLSGEGYESGCYVKPAIAEANNSFEIVQHETFAPVLYLLKYSGDVTNAIEVQNGVAQGLSSAIMTNNLREAEAFLSVAGSDCGIANVNIGTSGAEIGGAFGGEKETGGGRESGSDAWKVYMRRQTNTINYTTSLPLAQGIKFDL